tgtttgataaaaacttgatttaacttaaaaaagtattttaatatagataccatttaaaaaaatatatattaagatgacGACATCTTGAATTGACTTgggttaaattatattaatttgtcaaactcGTAACTTAGGTTATGgatccaattattttttaaaaaaatacttaattatatgataaaaaataaaagttttcagaaacctaataaataaaataaataaaaaggattatGATGTGTTGTAAGCATTTACTAATATTATAGAagacttttctaatattattcactaaaattgaaaggaattaataaaataatatttcaaatatattcttaactaatttaagaatttaataaaataatatatctaatatatctaaatataaattaaaaaaagaagaaggtaaaAGCAGGCCATGCGCTTGGCAGACTTGGGTGGCCTAACTTGCAGGGTCCATTAAAATAAGGCTCGCTCATCTaagccttttctttctttcttttcttataactAGCGAACAATGCATTGTCTGCCTCTGCCCATTATCTCCTAAAAGGAAATACTGCTCCCAATAAGATTTGATCATGTGACTTACACTATTGCCATGTGTGCCTCAATGGACCGAACTATGATATGGAATTGttattaaagaattaaagaaatatattaacgTGGTTCATTATTGATATAAAtagtataatattatttttagagtgtttttgataattaacattaaattcctacaaaataaaatttatttttatttcactctAACCATAAATACAAGATCAACTCGGAGCTTGATCTAACCTAAAAtctaagttaataatttttttttttattttttttaaatccataaaattatgttattttaaattaaaaacactgaTTTATTCTAGGTTAGATTTTAAGTTGATGAATTATTGAATTTACTAAACAAGCCAAgccaattattattatactactCTAAGCCCTAGGCAAGCTAACatggtttcaattttatttttgatcaacacattaaaaatatataaaaataattaaaaaatatatatattttaaaaaatactacatTGCCcaaataaacactttttttgCTGATCACCAGTTAAATGCATTTTGCATGGGATTTTAGTATGCTTTAttggttattattattcatatgcATAAcatttactaatattaatattaataataatatttgaaaccaaaataattattatgtacaatttttattaaaaaaagtcaaagtgTATATTATAACACTACCTAAAAGAATAACAGAACCAGACCACCAATTGACGCTGTCTTAATCTTGCTTAATATACAGgtctatatttattaaaaaaagaagtaaaagagAACCCACAAATTTCTAATCAAACGGCTATCATTTCCTTGTCTCAAAAATCACAGCAAACAGAGTATAATCGGACGGTGAACAGTCCCTTGAACAGCATCATCATCATATTACAACAAATTTCCACCATTCAAAATTACGGAAATCCCCTCCATATCTTCTCCTCTTTAACACACTCACTATTCGACGAGGCTCATCAGATCTAAAATTCCCTtctaataataaagagagagctCCAAAACAAAGCAAGACAAAACAGAAACCCTCTCTCTCGATCtatctccctctccctccctctccctgTGAAACAAAAGAAATCTACACTCTCACTTAAATTTTGCAAATTGCAGATGCGATTCCGCTTCTCTTGATCAGATCTAAAGGTAAATATTCCTTCAATCTCATTTATTAATCCGATTCATTCAGGTCTCTGTTTTATTCGATTCGAATTCGATTTCTTAATGTGATCTCTCACTTCGCAATCAGATCTAACTCAATTTCTTTATCGTACCGTTGGATCTCATTTCTTCTTTAGATCtgttttgatttggtttgatGAAATATACTTTGGAATtaggtttttcctttttattgttttagtgAGTATGGTGGTGATGACATTGGCTTGTTacttatttgattgatttgatgatgtgtaTAGTAGTAGTTTTTTCGGTGGTTTGAAGAAGATGTTGACCAAGTTTGAGACCAAGAGTAATAGAGTGAAGGGGCTGAGTTTCCACAGTAAGAGACCATGGATCCTTGCTAGTCTCCACAGTGGCGTGATCCAGCTATGGGACTATCGTATGGGCACTCTCATCGATCGTTTTGATGAGCATGATGGCCCTGTTCGTGGTGTTCATTTCCATAAATCTCAACCTCTTTTTGTCTCTGGAGGTAATGAACTCGTTTTCTCTCATTTTATGCAATGTCTTGGTGTTTTTGATTGATTATCATAATGATTGGTtcaattatgtttgttttttttttttttaatttaatttaaattacgaTAGATCTGCTTGTGATTTTATGGAATTATTATACCCCCCCTGTATGGTGGAAGTAAGATCCAGGTACTGGATTTAGGATTGTGATTGGATGAAAGATGTAATTTTTCTGTACTGATAGAGTATAATGCTGTATCTTAGATTAAAATAGTTGTGATTTTCCATCCTTCTGAAATGGGCATTGGTATTTATATTCAGGTTTCCTTCCCTTCTCCCCACCTCACAATGATATATGTTGATTGTATTTGAAAGTGGGTAGATATTATATGCTTAAAACCTATCATCAGAGATTCAAGTAGGATTAACGCCTAGTCCTGTGTTAGAACGACTGAGAGACATTGCTGTTCTTCCCTTTGCTTCTGTGAAAAGGATGCTTATGTCTATAAATTGATGACCAGGTGATGATTACAAGATTAAAGTTTGGAACTACAAATTGCATAGGTGTCTGTTTACACTTCTTGGACATCTTGATTACATTCGTACCGTGCAGTTTCATCATGAATACCCATGGATTGTGAGTGCCAGTGATGATCAGACCATCCGCATTTGGAACTGGCAGTCTCGTACTTGCATTTCTGTGTTGACAGGACACAATCATTATGTGATGTGTGCCTCATTCCACCCTAAAGAAGACCTTGTTGTTTCTGCATCTCTGGATCAGACTGTTCGTGTTTGGGATATTGGTGCTTTGAGAAAAAAGACGGTGTCCCCTGCTGATGACATCATGAGGCTTACGCCGATGAACACTGATCTTTTCGGTGGTGTTGATGCTGTTGTTAAGTATGTTTTGGAGGGCCATGACAGAGGAGTCAACTGGGCTGCATTCCACCCAACACTACCTTTGATTGTCTCAGGAGCAGATGATCGCCAAGTAAAGTTGTGGCGCATGAATGGTAAgttatcaattatcaattacTGCTTTTTTACTCGCATCAGGATTTATATCTCTTCCATTCTTATTAGACATCTATATCAATCTACTAAGCAGTTTGCTGTGGTTAGAGGATTTGTAGttaaattctattttgataGCTGAAATTGTGACCACCTGgctccttctctttctttctttgcatCGCTTGGGATAAACTCATGAAATTAGATGTTTTGTTTGTCTTGTTTTCAGACACAAAGGCCTGGGAAGTGGACACGTTAAGAGGACACATGAACAATGTGTCATGTGTTATGTTCCATGCCAAGCAGGATATAATTGTATCAAATTCAGAGGATAAAAGCATTCGTGTCTGGGATGTAACTAAACGAACTGGTGTTCAAACTTTCCGTCGAGAACATGATCGATTCTGGATCCTTGCATCTCATCCTGAGATGAATCTTCTGGCTGCAGGTCATGACAGTGGCATGATTGTCTTTaagttagagagagaaaggcCTGCTTTTGCTTTAAGTGGTGATTCTTTGTTCTATACTAAAGATCGCTTTTTACGGTTTTTTGAGTTTTCAACTCAAAGAGATACACAAGTAATTCCCATCCGACGACCTGGCACCACAAGCCTGAATCAAAGTCCAAGAACTCTTTCATACAGTCCCACAGAAAATGCTGTTCTTATCTGCTCGGATGTGGATGGAGGATCTTATGAGTTATATGTCATTCCTAAAGACAGCATTGCTAGGGGTGATGCTGTGCCGGAGGCAAAGAGAGGTGCTGGTGGATCTGCTGTCTTTGTGGCTCGGAATAGGTTTGCTGTGCTTGATAAGAGCAGCAATCAAGTCCTAGTTAAGAACCTCAAGAATGAAGTTGTCAAAAAGAGTGGTCTTCCTATCAGTGGTGATGCTATATTCTATGCTGGTACAGGTAACTTGCTTTGCAGGGCGGAGGATAGGGTGGTCATATTTGATCTCCAGCAGAGGCTTGTTCTCGGGGAACTGCAGACACCTTTTGTCAAGTATGTTGTTTGGTCCAATGACATGGAAAGTGTTGCCTTGCTAAGCAAACATGCCATCATCATTGCTAGCAAGAAGCTTGTCCACCAATGCACCCTCCATGAAACAATCCGTGTAAAGAGTGGAGCTTGGGATGATAATGGTGTTTTCATTTACACAActttaaatcatatcaaatacTGCCTGCCTAATGGAGATAGTGGTATAATTAGAACCCTTGATGTCCCAATATATATCACTAAGATTTCTGGAAATACTATCTTTTGCTTAGATCGGGATGGGAAGAATAGGGCTATTGTTATTGATGCTACGGAATACATCTTTAAACTGTCTCTGCTGAAGAAGAGATATGATCATGTTATGAGCATGATAAGGAACTCACAGCTTTGTGGTCAGGCAATGATTGCTTATTTGCAACAGAAGGGGTTCCCAGAAGTCGCTCTGCATTTTGTGAAAGATGAGAGAACTAGGTTTAATTTGGCTTTAGAGAGTGGAAATATTCAGATTGCTGTGGCTTCAGCAAAGGAAATTGATGAGAAAGACCACTGGTATAGGTTGGGGGTTGAAGCTCTTCGCCAAGGGAATGCAGGTATAGTTGAATATGCCTACCAGAGGACAAAAAATTTTGAGAGGTTATCTTTCCTTTATCTCATAACTGGTAATTTGGAAAAGCTGTCCAAGATGCTTAGAATTGCTGAAGTTAAGAATGATGTCATGGGTCAGTTTCACAATGCCTTGTACTTGGGTGATGTCAGAGAACGTGTTAAGATCTTGGAGAATGCTGGCCATCTGCCACTTGCTTATGCCGCAGCTAAGGTCCATGGGCTGGAGGATGTTGTGGAACGTCTAGCAGCTGAGTTGGGAGATGATATTCCATCTTTTCCCAAGGGTAAAGAACCATCCCTTCTGATGCCCCCAGCCCCTATTATGTGTGGTGGTGATTGGCCTCTTCTGAGAGTCATGAAAGGTATATTTGAAGGTGGGCTGGATAATATGGTCAGAGGTGGTGCTGATGAGGATGAAGAAGAAGCTGCAGATGGTGATTGGGGCGAGGAACTGGACATGGTCGACGCGGTTGGTTTGCAAAACGGGGATGTCACAGCAATTTTGGAGGATGGGGAAGCAGctgaagaaaatgaagaggaGGAGGGAGGATGGGACCTTGAAGATCTGGAGCTACCTCCCGAGGCAGACACACCAAGGGCTTCTGTGAGTGCCCGCTCATCAGTTTTTGTTGCTCCAACTCCTGGCATGCCTGTAAGCCAGATTTGGATTCAGAGATCTTCACTTGCTGCTGAACATGCCGCAGCTGGCAATTTCGACACTGCCATGCGACTACTCAACAGGCAACTTGGAATTAAAAACTTTGTGCCTTTAAAACCCATGTTTCTCGATCTTCACTCAGGCAGCCATACCTATTTACGTGCATTTTCATCTACCCCAGTGATTTCACTGGCTGTTGAACGGGGATGGAACAAGTCTGCCAGCCCCAATGTTAGGGGCCctccagctctggttttcaacTTCTCTCACTTGGAAGAGAAGCTTAAGGCTGGTTACAAAGCCACGACAGCTGGGAAATTTACCGAGGCACTTAAACTCTTTCTTAGCATTCTTCACACAATTCCTCTGATAGTTGTTGACTCGAGGAGGGAAGTTGATGAAGTCAAGGAATTGATTATTATAGTCAAAGAGTATGTTTTGGGTCTGCAAATGGAGCTCAAGAGGAGGGAGATGAAAGACAATCCAGTACGCCAACAAGAGCTTGCTGCCTACTTCACACACTGCAACCTGCAAGCTCCTCACTTGAGGCTCGCGCTTCAAAATGCAATGACTGTCTGCTTCAAGAATAAGAACCTTGCTACAGCAGCTAACTTTGCCAGACGGCTATTGGAGACAAACCCCCCGAATGAGAACCAGGCAAGGTCTGCCAGGCAAGTATTGGCAGCTTCAGAGAGGAATATGACTGATGCTGCTCAGCTGAACTATGATTTTAGAAATCCTTTTGTGGTATGTGGTGCAACATATGTACCAATTTATCGAGGACAAAAGGATGTCTCTTGCCCCTATTGTGGTTCCCGATTTGTACCAAGCCATGAAGGGCAGCTGTGTACTGTTTGTGATCTTGCAGTAGTTGGGGCAGATGCTTCAGGGTTGCTCTGTTCTCCTACCCAGATACGGTGATCAAGAAGCTGAAAATGGAGcattttttcaatcatttttcacCTCATCCTACTGGCAGCGGGAAACATTATCGCCCTTTGTTTCATGTTGCAGGTAAAAAGGTAAGAGATACTGTAGAAGAGTTTAAGCTTCGAATGATTTGCTTGTGCTGTCAACTTTTTTTCTGCCtatctctttgttttctttgtttagttGATTATGCTTTTAAATGTAATAAACAACTTCAAAATTTTGACTTGGGCTATTCTTGTTAGCTGTTTATAGACAAGAATAGTCAAGGGCGCTTTGTTAAATTAGTATAGGCAGGACAAATTACATGTCAGATGCCATTCGGCAAATTTGCTTATTTATATTGTTGAATTTGGTTTTGGCAGTACCACATGGTGGTGGTCTAAAATTATTCCCTGTGAAATCTCTGCTTCATCCTGTAGTTGCTGCAGAAATTTTGCCGTAACTTTACATGGTGGCTGAGTTGTTTGTAGGAATGACCAGTCACCATGGTAGCATTGCTGGAATCTTGGTTTTGAACAAACCATCTCTGACACATGATAAATGGAGTCCAACGTATTTGTGCTGGCTACGGAATTAATTCTTTGTCATGATCTGGGTGAGAGTCTTAATTTGGGCTTCTTCTATCTCGAATCTAGACTGGTCGGAGCACCATCTGATTTGATAGACGTGATGGCTTTACTGTGTTAGATGCGAAAAAGAGAGAGCCTGTAAGACATCCCTTCATTTTCACGTCTTTTGCAAAATAGTGCTCTCCCTGGTGTGTAGGTTATTAATGATGCTGCAGTAGGGTGTAGCTAGCATGAGGATAGGTATTTTCCGGGTGGGTTTTTCAGCccttttcgtttctttttcCTGGTTGGTTCTAGAATAGTTACACTTGTAGTTACAAAGAGACCGGGAAAACATTGTAGCATCCTACACAAAGCGTTATTCAATTGCTGTCCTTTTTTCTCTTCCggccatttatttttcttaacacTGTTATCTAGGATTTGCatctaataatttgttttgattatattGCTATGAGgtttttatggtataaaaaaagTTGCTACAATAAACTAATGTTTGATTTgacaaaatagattttaattttataatttaatacaaattgaaattagaaaaaccaaatttgaaactgaaataaaccaaaaaactctctttttttcttttttaactgtTCATGAGGCGTGGGTTTTCAGCTTTTAGTTctcaaaagttttttatttctatttttcatcCCTATTTATTGAGGCTCTAACGATTTAGTGctacactttaatttttttttttttttatgttttagtcaTGTACTTTGTGAGGAGAGAGAATTGTTGAACAATAATGGAGGTGAAAGAAAGTGGTTTGTTTGTCAAATatcatgaacaaaaaaaagtcgATGTTGGTGTGAGTATGCTTTTTTTGACTTAGAGGAGTGTCCTTTAGGTGTTTATAGTAAAAGTAGGTCAAGattgataatttttgttttttgtgtgtttttagacCGATTTAGATAGAGTTtagaaattgatttattaaaattttaagggtattcattaaattttcttacataaaaatatcttaaaaaatgatttcaagattcaaaaaattatagccTGATTTTTCAACCATTCTTTATTAGATTATGAAGGGTTTTTATGCTAGGTTCACCGAGCCTTATTTGATTCGCCTTGAAACTAGACCTGGTCCAGAGGCTATATCAACGGGCCGGGCTTAgttaaatttattaacattgtaaaaaacatttatgcGACAGTGCACATGCAACTAACAAGGCTAAAACATGAAGGTTGATTTCACAGTTCATTTGATGAACATCCGAGCAAATCGACGTTATTTTGGAGTGTGAAACAACATCGATTtgctttgattttcattttggttcttCAAATATTTAAAGTGGTTCCAGAAACTTACTTGTTTCTCTTAATTCCACACATCCTTAACATTATATAAATAaccatataatatttttcagtatttacAAGTTTCCAATCCTCACTTGGGATAATTGTAACTTCAATACGTGGAGACCTGCATGATATATGTTGAGCAAATCTCACTATACTTCTAATATAATATAGCATCGACCTTGGTTTTATAATCAATACGCAGAAAATACATAATTGATTGATCTATTATATTAATTGTGCTGTAATTGTAAGACTAATAAATCTTATTACAATGTTTGTGTATCAGTAATAGTCATAAATCTGATTACTACAATATGATTGAACCATAGTTATTCAATCCAAGGTTCACATGTTGATAAAgaatcaaatatgtttttaaaattttttaaaagattttgataaaCTATTATGAGATTGATgtaaaaatcacaataaattatcgGTCATTACAAAAGTGCTTATTATCAAGTTTGATTATAGTATAAATAAGTTCGATGATGATAACATATTCAAATgggcaaaaaatattttgcatgaaaaaaacatgttgaaagaGAATTTTTACACTGTAAAATTCATGATAAAACCTCTTGGCTAAGGATATTACAACGTTGATATGCGCCAAAATTCTGCATGTCgtactacaataaaaaaaaaagagtaaatataACTAAGTGCAAAGCCTGTGAACATGCTCAGTATAAACCCAATATGGGTAGGGTGATGACATTTGTCTCACACAAAAAACTAAGGTACTTCCTAATCACtcataatttgcaaaaattatTTGTCTCAAAAGATATCCGAGCACATGATATGGTATTATTCACATGATGCGGATGAAGTTATAATGCATCCTTTTGATGGTGAAACTTGAAAGCAATTTAATAGGGTGCATCTTCAGTTTTCAATGGAACCACGAAATGTGCGTCTTGGTTTGTCTATAGATGAGTTCAATCAATTTGGTTCATTTGTTGCACCGTATTCTTGTTAGCCAatcatattaacaatatttttatttaaatgtcaTTGGTATGATATTGATAGACAGATTAGGATAGATCGATCCTCACCACTATTTGGTTGAACGATGCGTTTGAAAACGCCGGCCAACCCGCAtttccaaaaaattcaattttattttgctaaaaattaatatttttttatattttggatcattttgatgtgccaatctcaaaaataatttttaagaaataaaaaaacatcattttgatgcattttggcatgaaaaaaactttgaaaagcaaccacaaccacactcccaaacagacttgaaatcaataaaagaaatagaCTTAGTaacatcaatgatgtttttatattttccaaaCAATACCAACAAGTGCGTTACACATACAttcctttatttaaaaaatgatcgtaatataaataattgattattcGTTGTGAAAACTAAATTTATGAGTCATTTCCAAGTTGTTAATGTTGATATTGATAAGTTAAATGATATAATGAGTACTAGTGATAACataaaagatgatgaagatgaagatgaagggtTCGAACAACTTGAGTTTGACAAAGAAGATAACGGGCATGAAGATAATGAGGATTCAGATTAAACAGTagatctaaaataattttagatgtAAGACATTATTATGGAATTAACATATTTATTGTCATTGTATATGTATTTCAACTTTATACATTTGTCAagcatttattattttgatagtggttttaatgtattatgaatgaatttgttgttgttggataATTAGGTTTGATAGGGAATACATCTAatagataagaaaataaatttctataatttaaCTGACAGAATCATCGACGGACAATAAAATCATCGAAGAATTAAAGAGAGCTTAGAAAAGAATTAAGGGGATTTGATATTCACCGATGGAGTCTCagacaaaatatatttaatcgTTGATATTAAAACCAACAAATTTCACCAACGTCCAATAAAAACACCAGAGAAttacagagaagaagaaaaattatccGACGaccaacaaaaacatcaaagaattacacagaagaaaaattaaccgaTAGTTTTACCAAAGGACAATAAAAATCATCAGAGAATTATATAGAGCTTGGGAAGAATTCAGGGGATTAGATATTCACCGATGGATAtactaacaaataaaaagttgttgttgaatttaggttttttttagagAGTTCTGAAATTTTTAAATGGTTGACAATGTTAAAATTTCATTAGTAAAACCATCAATAATGTGCTAACGTGGTTTATCATCAAAGGTTGAAAAATTTCATCGATGATATTAAACTCAGATATGTGAAGGCA
The genomic region above belongs to Populus alba chromosome 12, ASM523922v2, whole genome shotgun sequence and contains:
- the LOC118044578 gene encoding coatomer subunit alpha-1: MLTKFETKSNRVKGLSFHSKRPWILASLHSGVIQLWDYRMGTLIDRFDEHDGPVRGVHFHKSQPLFVSGGDDYKIKVWNYKLHRCLFTLLGHLDYIRTVQFHHEYPWIVSASDDQTIRIWNWQSRTCISVLTGHNHYVMCASFHPKEDLVVSASLDQTVRVWDIGALRKKTVSPADDIMRLTPMNTDLFGGVDAVVKYVLEGHDRGVNWAAFHPTLPLIVSGADDRQVKLWRMNDTKAWEVDTLRGHMNNVSCVMFHAKQDIIVSNSEDKSIRVWDVTKRTGVQTFRREHDRFWILASHPEMNLLAAGHDSGMIVFKLERERPAFALSGDSLFYTKDRFLRFFEFSTQRDTQVIPIRRPGTTSLNQSPRTLSYSPTENAVLICSDVDGGSYELYVIPKDSIARGDAVPEAKRGAGGSAVFVARNRFAVLDKSSNQVLVKNLKNEVVKKSGLPISGDAIFYAGTGNLLCRAEDRVVIFDLQQRLVLGELQTPFVKYVVWSNDMESVALLSKHAIIIASKKLVHQCTLHETIRVKSGAWDDNGVFIYTTLNHIKYCLPNGDSGIIRTLDVPIYITKISGNTIFCLDRDGKNRAIVIDATEYIFKLSLLKKRYDHVMSMIRNSQLCGQAMIAYLQQKGFPEVALHFVKDERTRFNLALESGNIQIAVASAKEIDEKDHWYRLGVEALRQGNAGIVEYAYQRTKNFERLSFLYLITGNLEKLSKMLRIAEVKNDVMGQFHNALYLGDVRERVKILENAGHLPLAYAAAKVHGLEDVVERLAAELGDDIPSFPKGKEPSLLMPPAPIMCGGDWPLLRVMKGIFEGGLDNMVRGGADEDEEEAADGDWGEELDMVDAVGLQNGDVTAILEDGEAAEENEEEEGGWDLEDLELPPEADTPRASVSARSSVFVAPTPGMPVSQIWIQRSSLAAEHAAAGNFDTAMRLLNRQLGIKNFVPLKPMFLDLHSGSHTYLRAFSSTPVISLAVERGWNKSASPNVRGPPALVFNFSHLEEKLKAGYKATTAGKFTEALKLFLSILHTIPLIVVDSRREVDEVKELIIIVKEYVLGLQMELKRREMKDNPVRQQELAAYFTHCNLQAPHLRLALQNAMTVCFKNKNLATAANFARRLLETNPPNENQARSARQVLAASERNMTDAAQLNYDFRNPFVVCGATYVPIYRGQKDVSCPYCGSRFVPSHEGQLCTVCDLAVVGADASGLLCSPTQIR